CAGCGACATGAAGGTCTTAAACTGCCAGGCAGCTCTCAAGGACAGTTTCCGTTATGTTTCGGCCAATGCGGATGGCGTTCATTGCCGTGCGAATCCTATTGGTCCATGGGTGGAAAGATGCTCTTTCATTGGCAATTCAGATGATGGTGTGGCATTGTATAATAAGGGTACTTCTGTTAAGTCTAAAACGAATGATACTACGCTGATCGTAAACAATGAATTCAATAATTTAAAAGCGGGCGATAATTTCACCATCTACATCCCCAAACTGGGTATCATTCCCGACACCAGCTTTATTGTGAAAACCGTGACCAATAATGGAAACGGAACTTCTACGATCCGGTTTTCACCAGCTATTCCAACGGCTTTTTATAACAGTATGACAGACCTAGGTAATACCGATCTTCAGCAAAACGTACAGTTATACAATAATTCGCGCAGGAATGCCATGTTCATGGTTCATGACAGCAGGTTCACCGTAAGGGGCAGAGGCGCTATTATCCGTGCCTTTAACGGTGTTGTATCGAATACAAAGTTTTATAATTGCAGTTCACCTGGAATACTGCTATACAATGAGGCTGCGCAATGGTATAATGGTTTGTATAATGAACAGCTATCTATCAATGATAATGATATCAGGGATTGCGGCTATGACGGTTACGGAGAAAATGCGGGCGCTATAGATGTTAGATTCAACAAGATACGTTTCAGCGGTAGTGTTTATGAAGACTCCATTTCACCTATCATGCCTAATAAACGTATTCACATCAGGAATAATAGTATAAAGAATGCAGCCAAACATGGCATTACTCTTTTTAACACTGTTACTGGTTTAATAGAAGACAACATATTTACAAGCACTATCCCCGGCTTCTTTTATTCCGGCAATCATTATGGTGTTTATCTGAATACTACAGATAGTTGTATTATAAGAGGTAATAATTTTTCAGGAGATACGAGGCCTTTTACAAGTTTATATTATAAAGTAAATACAACAAACGACAGTTATACGCCTTAAAGCATAGCTACAAATAATATAAAAAGCTTTATGCCCCTGTTTAAAGAAAAGCTGGCTGGTATTTCCAGTCAGCTTTTCTATGTGGTACAATGTTATCAATGCCTTGTATGACCAGTATCTATTCCCATTGTATCCTTTGCTGTAGAATCGACAGTGGTTCCGGGAGTTCCGGTGTTGTCATCTGTCATTGACGGGGGTGGCGGGGAATTCAATACAGAATCGCCGCTTGTATTTGTTTTGTTTTCATTTGTGCCACAGCTCACTCCAAAGATGGTGGCTGCCAACATGCACACTGCCAGCATACGTTTCATAGGTGCTAATTTTTATTAAAAAATAATTACAATAATACTTTTTCAATTATCCTGCCATTAACGCACTGAGAAAATATTCTACATTGAAAAAGATTGAAACTCAATTCCGGTGTACTAAAAAAACCTCATTTTTTTTCCTGGTATGATTTTGCTACGATTGACTTAACAATCTCATCCAGTTCATTAGTTGATTTCCTTAGCAGTTCTACGTTCTCCTTTAGAAGTTCGGGATCCTGGATGTCATGTTCTATCAATGAAACCAAACCCATAATGTTGGCCAGGGGTCTGCGAAGTTCATGCGATTGGATCCAGGCTATTTCCCGAAGCTGGGAGAGCTGACGACTAAGTTGCAGTTTGATATTTTTTGATTGAGTAACATTCCTGGAAAAACAGCCTACGCCTGTTATTTCGTTGTTCACATCGTAAATAGGGTTCATTACCGTTTGATAATATATCGTTTCTCCCGTTGACAACTGGTATTGTTTTTCTACCTGGATCGACTCTCCCTTTAATGCACGCTGGGCATATTCTATCCAGCTGGCTGCTTCTATGGCATCCGGAACATCGCGGAGCGCTACCGGCAATTTAGGCTTGCCCAATTCAGGATCTATTTGCTCTACTAATTTTTCGAATGCCAGGTTACCTGTAGTAATACACATGTCTTTGTCGATAATAAAAATGGCTTCTGAAGAATTGTCTATCAGAGATTTCAGCTTTTTCTCCGATTCAAGCAGTGCCTGCCTGGCTTTCAATTCTGCTCCTATGTCGGTTACAATCACCATTCTCACCTGTTCTCCTCGGAATGTGGAGGAATAGGAGGTGAGGGTAATGTAAAAAACTTCGCCGGCTTTATTTCTGCTGGGCCAGATGCCGCTATCCGAAGCCGGCTGGTGGCGTATCGCTTTTAATGCTTCCAATGCAGCTTGCTTTTCTTCAGGCAAACAAAGGTCGAGAATGGTTAAATGGACAGTTTCCTGTAAGGTATATCCGTATTTGGCGAAAAAGACATGGTTTGCCGCCACAATTTTCAATGTTTCGATATCATAAACGATAATAGGATGGGGGCTTTCATCGAAAAGGCGCTTATAGTCCAATTCCTGCCGGGTGATGCGTTTATAGCCTGCATTGGTGACAAAATATATAATGACAGAAGTGACCAGGACGAATAAAAAACCCTTTACAGATTGAGCCCAGGTTAAGGAATCTGGAGACAACCCGATCAGAAAGCGATCTGAGGTATAAATCCATACAGTCGCCAGCACGAAGTAAATCAGGGAAATACGGAAAGGGTAAATTTTCATAACAGCAGCTCTGTTTCAGGAATTAATTTACAAAAATATCCCGGTAATTACAGTAAACGGATGGTTCATTTCTGAGGAACGGCTCTATCAGCTTATCTTTGCAGCTATGGGTCAAAAGAAATTAATAAGGTTTGAGGAGATAAAAAGTTTTCCCAATGTGCTGGAATATCCTGAAAATGTTAAGGGGACCTGGCATCACTTCTTTAAAAACGACAATCCTCTTACGTTGGAGCTTGCCTGTGGTAAAGGCGAATATGCGGTAGGACTGGGCAGGTTATATCCCAACCGCAACTTTATTGGTATTGACGTAAAGGGAAACCGGATCTGGCGGGGAGCAAAAACAGCGCTTACGGAAGGGCTGGGGAATGTAGCTTTTGTGCGGTCGCAAATGGATAAGGTAACGGAGTATTTTGTAGCCGGCGAGGTAGATGAGATCTGGATCACGTTTCCGGATCCGCAGCTTCGTTTTTCAAAGATGAAAAAAAGGCTGACCCATCCTAAATATCTCCGTCTTTACCAGGAATTTCTTAAACCCGGCGGTATTGTGCAGCTTAAAACCGATAGTCCTGTTTTATACGAGTTTACCAAGACAGTTATTGGTTTATATGAACTTGAGCTGCTGACAGACGATAATGATGTTTACCGTAACGGTAACTACACTACGGAACTACAGATTAAAACACATTACGAAAGCCTTGATATAGCGCAAAGCAATCGTGTTCATTACCTTAAATTCAGGCTTAACAAGTCTATGCCCAAAGAGAAAGACGCCATCCTGAAGGAAATGCTGAATGAGGAGCCTGCTAATGAGAAGTAGGTAGTATGTTTTACCCGGGATACTGTAAGATCTAAGTTTACCGGTAATCGTGTAATTTCAGAGATGAAAAAAAATGCCCCGGCTTCAACGCCATCTGTTCCAGGTGACAGCCGGTATTCTTTCTTTGAAGATGTATGGGCTGTTGCACGTCTTATTCCCAAAGGCCGTGTTACCAATTATGGTGCTATTGCCAAATACCTGGGTACGGGACTATCGGCGCGTATGGTGGGCTGGGCAATGAATGCCTGTGATAAAGTGAAGCCTAAAGTACCGGCTCACAGGGTTGTTAACCGAAACGGGATGTTATCCGGTAAAATGCATTTTTCTCCACCTGAAGCCATGCAACAACGGCTGGAAAAAGAGGGGATCAGGATAGAAAATGATAAAGTTGTTGATTTTAAGGGCAAATTCTGGGATCCAGCCATCGAACTTTCCTAAAATAACGATAGCTATGAAAAAACAATTGCTGCTGTTACTGCTGGCCTGTGTAAGCACGACAATCTTGCCGGCTCAACGGATTGCTGACCAGTATTATAAAATAGAACAGATGATCCCTATGCGTGACGGGGTTAAATTGTTCACCGCCATTTATATTCCACGCGACAGCAGCCAGTTGTATCCTTTCCTCATCACGCGTACGCCCTATTCGTGTGATCCTTATGGTGCGAATGCATATCCTTCGCAGCTGGGTATGGGTGCGGCTTATGCCAAAGAGGGTTTTATTTTCGTTTACCAGGATGTACGTGGCCGTTATATGAGCGAAGGTTCGTTCCGGGAGGTAACGCCTGCAATTGCCATTAAGCGTTCCAATAAAGATACGGACGAGAGCAGTGACACTTATGATACGATGGAGTGGCTGCTGAAGCACATACCTCGTCATAATGGTCGGGCGGGATTGTATGGTATTTCTTACCCGGGCTTTTATGCTACGGCTGCGTTACCGAATGCACATCCTTCTATTAAGGCGGTGTCGCCACAAGCTCCTGTTACAGATGAATTTGAGGGAGACGATGTAAATCATCGTGGCGCTTTTTTCCTGATGGATAATTTCAGTTTCCTGAATTATTTTGATCATCCCCGTCCGGGGCCGTGGAAGCAATATCCCTCCATCAGCGATAGTGTGCGTATTAAAGACAGCTATGCATTTTTCCTGGGTATTGGTCCTATCAAGAATCTTGACAAATACTATTTCAAGGGGAAGAGCGCTATCTGGAATGAATATCTTGCTCATAGTACCAGGGATGCTTACTGGAAGGCCAGGGATATAAGGCAGCATCTGAAAAATATTAAACCGGCGGTATTAGTAACGGGTGGCTGGTTTGATGCAGAAGACCTGTTTGGTGCGCTTAAAACCTATGAAGCTATAGAACGGCAAAACCCCGGAAACAACAGCCGGTTAATAATGGGGCCCTGGACACATGGTGCATGGGCCCGTGGTAACTGGAGTAAGTTCAGCACTTATGAGTTTGGCAGTAATGTCAACGATTATTACCACGAACTTGAGTTCAATTTCTTCTGCTGGCATCTTAAACAAAAAGGAAGTTTTAACCAGGCCGAAGCCACCGTATTTGTCACGGGTACAAACGAGTGGAAATCATTTTCGCACTGGCCTCCTTTGAATCCGCGGGAAGAACTATGGTATCTTCATCCGGGGCATCGCCTTACCACAACCGTTCCGGATTCAAAGGAGGCTCCTGTTTTCAGCGGTTATATTTCGGACCCTGCCAATCCTGTGCCTTATATTGGTAAAAAGTCGGGCAGCCGTGTGAATGAATATATGGCCGCCGATCAACGTTTTGCTGCGGAAAGGCCGGATGTGTTGTATTTTGAAAGCAGTAACTTTACGCAGCCGACTACGGTATGCGGGCCTGTTACCGCCGATCTGTTTGTAAGCACAACAGGAACAGATGCAGACTTCGTTGTTAAGATCATTGATGTGCTACCAGACGAAAAGCAAACCCAGCAACTTGTGAGAGCAGAGATAGTACGTGGAAAATTCAGGAACAGCTATGAACGACCTGAAGCTTTTATACCCGGACAAGTTACTCCTTTGAAGCTTGTTTTAAATGATATAGCCCACTGTTTTCTCCCGGGACACAAACTAATGGTACAGGTACAGAGCAGCTGGTTTCCGCTGGTTGACAGGAATCCGCAGCGATTTATGAATATACCTGACGCTGCAGAAAGTGATTTTCAAGCGTCAGAGATCAAAATCTATCACGATACAAGATATCCTTCCCATATCAGGCTTCCTACCAACTAGGTCATCTGTAATAAGGGCTGATCATGATATACACAATGGGTCCTGTTACAGCTACATAAAACCATAATGGCCAGGTGTACCTGGCTATTTTTTTATGTGCGGGCCATTCTGCTATCAATGCCCTGTAAGAGGTAAAGAGGATAAAAGGTAATATTATAGCGGCCAGCACTATATGTGTAATGAGGATGACAACATAGATCATTCTCAAGCCGCCTACTGCCAATTTCTCTGCATCGGAAACCAGGCCATCGTGATTGGCATCACCGAATCGCGCTTCACCTGCGAGCAGTTTATGTGCGATATAGGATACCAGGAATGCAATTGATAATACCAGGGCCGTCATCATCAAGCGTTTGTGTAAGATGTATCTTCCCTTTTTTACTGCCAGTAAAGCTGCTACCAGCAATACGGCTACGGTGGCGTTAACAACAGCGTTGAACAACGCAAATATGTGTACATCGAAAGGCAATTTTACATTAAGACTTACCCGGTCTAAAGTCACCACTACTGCAAATACCACGAACGAGAATATTCCTATCAGCCATCCTGCCTTACGATCATTCTTTTGAAGACTTGCCTGTAACATATATTTATACTTGAGCTTTTTTCTTTTTAGATAATGTAGTTAAGACCACTACCACGATCACTACTGTAATAGCGAAAAAGATACCCATAAGAACGGGATCAAAAGGCAATTTAGGTGGTTGCATGGTATCTTTTTCGAGCATGAGGACACCAATGTCGCGGGCCAGCTGGCGGATGGAAGCGGAGTCCAATCCGTTATAGTAACCGCGAACGATATGGTCTTTGTCAATCAGGACATACCTGCTTGTATGGACAAAATCGGAGTCAATGGGTTCATCGCTGAACTTATCTACTTTGAGCTGGTCGAATGCGAAGTTGTAGATGGCGTCTTTAGGCCCGGTCAGCATCCACCAGTTATCGTGGTTAACGCCAAACCTATCGGCATATTTCTTCAGTTTTGGAACAGAATCTCTTTCGGGGTCGATGGTAAACGAAACAAACTGGACTACCGAAGTATCTATTTTATTACGGGCTTCGCCGCCTTTATTGAAGGAGCGCTGCAGCTTCACCATATTGCGGGTAAGTGCGGGGCATATAGAGCGGCAACTGGTGAAGAAGAAATCGACAACCAGTGCTTTACCGGGCACATCGTATAAGCTAACCGAATCGCCAAGCTGATTTACC
This Filimonas effusa DNA region includes the following protein-coding sequences:
- a CDS encoding PAS domain S-box protein, producing MKIYPFRISLIYFVLATVWIYTSDRFLIGLSPDSLTWAQSVKGFLFVLVTSVIIYFVTNAGYKRITRQELDYKRLFDESPHPIIVYDIETLKIVAANHVFFAKYGYTLQETVHLTILDLCLPEEKQAALEALKAIRHQPASDSGIWPSRNKAGEVFYITLTSYSSTFRGEQVRMVIVTDIGAELKARQALLESEKKLKSLIDNSSEAIFIIDKDMCITTGNLAFEKLVEQIDPELGKPKLPVALRDVPDAIEAASWIEYAQRALKGESIQVEKQYQLSTGETIYYQTVMNPIYDVNNEITGVGCFSRNVTQSKNIKLQLSRQLSQLREIAWIQSHELRRPLANIMGLVSLIEHDIQDPELLKENVELLRKSTNELDEIVKSIVAKSYQEKK
- the trmB gene encoding tRNA (guanosine(46)-N7)-methyltransferase TrmB, producing MGQKKLIRFEEIKSFPNVLEYPENVKGTWHHFFKNDNPLTLELACGKGEYAVGLGRLYPNRNFIGIDVKGNRIWRGAKTALTEGLGNVAFVRSQMDKVTEYFVAGEVDEIWITFPDPQLRFSKMKKRLTHPKYLRLYQEFLKPGGIVQLKTDSPVLYEFTKTVIGLYELELLTDDNDVYRNGNYTTELQIKTHYESLDIAQSNRVHYLKFRLNKSMPKEKDAILKEMLNEEPANEK
- a CDS encoding MGMT family protein, which codes for MKKNAPASTPSVPGDSRYSFFEDVWAVARLIPKGRVTNYGAIAKYLGTGLSARMVGWAMNACDKVKPKVPAHRVVNRNGMLSGKMHFSPPEAMQQRLEKEGIRIENDKVVDFKGKFWDPAIELS
- a CDS encoding CocE/NonD family hydrolase; amino-acid sequence: MKKQLLLLLLACVSTTILPAQRIADQYYKIEQMIPMRDGVKLFTAIYIPRDSSQLYPFLITRTPYSCDPYGANAYPSQLGMGAAYAKEGFIFVYQDVRGRYMSEGSFREVTPAIAIKRSNKDTDESSDTYDTMEWLLKHIPRHNGRAGLYGISYPGFYATAALPNAHPSIKAVSPQAPVTDEFEGDDVNHRGAFFLMDNFSFLNYFDHPRPGPWKQYPSISDSVRIKDSYAFFLGIGPIKNLDKYYFKGKSAIWNEYLAHSTRDAYWKARDIRQHLKNIKPAVLVTGGWFDAEDLFGALKTYEAIERQNPGNNSRLIMGPWTHGAWARGNWSKFSTYEFGSNVNDYYHELEFNFFCWHLKQKGSFNQAEATVFVTGTNEWKSFSHWPPLNPREELWYLHPGHRLTTTVPDSKEAPVFSGYISDPANPVPYIGKKSGSRVNEYMAADQRFAAERPDVLYFESSNFTQPTTVCGPVTADLFVSTTGTDADFVVKIIDVLPDEKQTQQLVRAEIVRGKFRNSYERPEAFIPGQVTPLKLVLNDIAHCFLPGHKLMVQVQSSWFPLVDRNPQRFMNIPDAAESDFQASEIKIYHDTRYPSHIRLPTN
- a CDS encoding DUF420 domain-containing protein, giving the protein MLQASLQKNDRKAGWLIGIFSFVVFAVVVTLDRVSLNVKLPFDVHIFALFNAVVNATVAVLLVAALLAVKKGRYILHKRLMMTALVLSIAFLVSYIAHKLLAGEARFGDANHDGLVSDAEKLAVGGLRMIYVVILITHIVLAAIILPFILFTSYRALIAEWPAHKKIARYTWPLWFYVAVTGPIVYIMISPYYR
- a CDS encoding SCO family protein, encoding MNKKALLALCVAILIPLTGYFVMKYVSADAVIIPRKYLLDSTRTRVVDGKSYTDSVWHRVQNIRLVNQLGDSVSLYDVPGKALVVDFFFTSCRSICPALTRNMVKLQRSFNKGGEARNKIDTSVVQFVSFTIDPERDSVPKLKKYADRFGVNHDNWWMLTGPKDAIYNFAFDQLKVDKFSDEPIDSDFVHTSRYVLIDKDHIVRGYYNGLDSASIRQLARDIGVLMLEKDTMQPPKLPFDPVLMGIFFAITVVIVVVVLTTLSKKKKAQV